One genomic region from Thunnus maccoyii chromosome 16, fThuMac1.1, whole genome shotgun sequence encodes:
- the pcnx1 gene encoding pecanex-like protein 1 isoform X4 encodes MVIVGIYCGVIAAMFLLLKTVNYRLHHALDEGEVVEQAKETQGSRSGTEGANDGGVTRREDSNGPGDPGGGIEMADFIRQETPPVDCSSRNSYIGMESNQQIASSHGRATGAKGDVGKTSDDISLTLVESCSHDHDLLSDAKMYCLVPNDSFASLQPSTSLCPSELSREPADLCNSAAYHFSLSHSSCDTEVTTHASMQSQTFRKELRSRGLPRTSSSAGSAFPDPCLPDFALYPPPRRGGLDPVCELETARPHRPGLSDREGTERLYQQDQAVASTSGIECYRHKEPRRVARSASREAGEGSSGLYQVEVGGSGKGSGRGGKSHGGERSADSLRSLSTRSSGSTESYCSGTDRDTNSTVSSFHSEQTSSTHVESLLSLSGDERVRDRGDTASASVDGRTSSLGSISSRGLSNLPSREANKNPHANELTAKQPADTPSSAAQELVEPSRCQEEPGIRTSADGSTCGVAIEQEQVKDDQPKSANLVQRTSSLSTGRSGRRRTGKKRASSFDASRHRDYVSLRGMAKPCSAVFTGGGEEDSSDQSELSCASSLHSTHHLSTDSSSSTTSRSCHSPEGRYRALKAKHTAANAASSSTVKTAAGSEAVVRTGGKRRTSRRTPSTGSAKTHARVLSLDSGTAACLNDPSRLGAPAGPRPLTTSKSDLEAKEGEVLDAASLLGRASQLESVTRSRNSLPNQAAFTEPQDATAASLRALKQRKHIHADWPTMFFTTTAPGSEETVIFRRERSTFRRQAVRRRHNAGSNPTPPTSLIGSPLSLQEALSQASQPSTSQVKSQPSRTPSQVTVLSASASLLARNGSTHLEGSQDKASTVGTTSLQDDFGKLTPSLYEAGGCDMSLVNFEPATRRASNNVWDTDSHLSSSTSVRFYPHDLFSLPQIRLNRLLTMDPELLEQQDGDLSPELQDAPPGQEDSAATTAAGKARQYYRLWLLPYLWVGLHFDRLTLLALFDRNREVLENVLAVVLAVLVAFLGSVLLVNGFFTDIWVFQFCLVIASCQYSLLKSVQPDSSSPRHGHNRIIAYSRPVYFCLCCGLIWLLHYGSLRITSSRITLYGVALTSSLVLASARDLVIVFTLCFPIIFFVGLLPQVNTFVMYLFEQLDIHVFGGNASTSLLSALYSVLRSIVTVALLYGFCYGALKETWEPHHIPVLFSVFCGLLVAVSYHLSRQSGDPSVLISLIQTKLLPNLKDKNPEDPLSEVQDPLPEKLRASVNERLQSDLIVCVVIAVLYFAIHVSTVFIALQPFLSYVLYALLGTVGLLTHYLLPQVRKQLPWYCFSHPLLKTKEYYQFEVRDAAHVMWFEKLHVWLLFVEKNVLYPLVILNELSGSARELASPKKLDTEVGALMITVAGLKLLRSSYSSPTYQYVTILFTVLFFTFDYRHLSETLLLDLFLMSIVFSKMWELFYKLHFVYTYIAPWQITWGSAFHAFAQPFAVPHSAMLFVQAVVSTIFSTPLNPFLGSAIFITSYVRPVKFWERDYNTKRVDHSNTRLASQLDRNPGSDDNNLNSIFYEHLTRSLQHSLCGDLLLGRWGNFSTGDCFILASDYLNALVHLIEIGNGLVTFQLRGLEFRGTYCQQREVEAITEGVEEDEGCCCCEPGHLPHILSFNAAFGQRWLAWEVLVTKYVLEGYSITDNSAASMLQVFDLRRILTTYYVKGIIYYVIASPKLEEWLANETMKDGLRGCGERNYVDLDPTFNPNIDEDYDHRLAGISRDSFCAVYLGWIQYCNSRRAKPLDSEKDSPLVLLCFGLCVLGRRALGTAAHHMSSNLESFLYGLHALFKGDFRISSVRDEWIFADMELLRKVVVPGIRMSLKLHQDHFTSPDEYDEPAVLFEAISSHQQNLVIAHEGDPAWRSAVLSNAPSLLALRHVLDEGTNEYKIIMLNRRYLSFRVIKVNKECVRGLWAGQQQELVFLRNRNPERGSIQNAKQALRNMINSSCDQPIGYPIYVSPLTTSYCNSHPQLGHILGGPISIGNIRNFVVSTWHRLRKGCGAGCNSGGNIEDSDAGGLSCGSGNGTGGESQQSSASQGVTSGPVPPHSYQPHTLGTSQSSQSVQSGLVRHSPARASVASQSSSYRYSSSRHSSLRTSTTGLEPCRRSSTSQLSLRTLPTSLQLRLGSTSDPAGPSASLSSHSIPPCKRHTLVGLLGNDGLCSTVTDPLSQQHHHHHHHPQQHNPTVSTVRRDDISYRVQIVDVSQVLETINLSKRKELQWPDETVRLRAGRTCWRDWNPIEGMEGHVIHRWVPCSRDSASRSHIDKTILLVQVDDKLVPIIETGVIELGAEV; translated from the exons ATGGTGATTGTGGGAATCTACTGTGGTGTGATTGCTgccatgtttctgctgctgaagaCGGTGAATTACCGCCTCCACCATGCCCTGGATGAGGGGGAGGTGGTGGAGCAAGCCAAGGAGACGCAGGGCAGCAGAAGCGGCACCGAGGGGGCTAATGACGGCGGTGTCACCCGTCGGGAGGACAGCAACGGCCCGGG GGACCCTGGAGGGGGTATTGAGATGGCAGACTTTATCAGGCAAGAGACTCCGCCAGTCGACTGCAGTTCCAGAAACTCCTATATTGGGATGGAGTCTAACCAGCAG ATTGCGTCCAGCCATGGAAGAGCAACAGGAGCCAAAG GAGATGTGGGAAAGACTTCAGATGACATCAGTTTGACTCTTGTAGAGAGCTGCAGTCATGATCATG ATCTGCTATCAGACGCAAAGATGTACTGCCTTGTTCCCAATGACTCCTTCGCCTCCTTGCAGCCCTCAACCTCCTTGTGTCCTTCAGAACTGTCCAGAGAGCCTGCTGATCTCTGTAACTCTGCTGCTTATCACTTCAGCCTGTCACACTCTTCCTGTGACACCGAGGTGACCACTCATGCATCCATGCAATCTCAGACCTTTAGAAAGGAGCTCCGTTCTCGGGGCCTACCTCGGACTTCCAGCTCGGCGGGTTCTGCTTTTCCTGACCCGTGTCTACCAGACTTTGCTCTATACCCTCCACCAAGGAGAGGTGGCCTTGATCCTGTGTGTGAGCTGGAAACTGCCAGGCCACACAGGCCAGGGCTGTCTGACAGAGAGGGGACCGAGCGCCTTTACCAGCAGGACCAAGCTGTGGCCTCGACATCGGGAATAGAGTGCTATAGACACAAAGAACCACGCAGAGTAGCCCGCTCAGCCTCCAGGGAGGCTGGGGAAGGTAGCTCAGGTCTGTACCAGGTGGAGGTTGGTGGTAGTGGGAAAGGCTCTGGTAGAGGAGGAAAGTCCCACGGAGGGGAGCGCAGTGCTGACAGCCTACGGAGCCTGAGTACTCGTAGTAGTGGCTCAACTGAGAGCTACTGCAGCGGCACAGACAGGGACACCAACAGCACTGTCAGCAGCTTCCACAGTGAACAGACCAGCTCTACACATGTGGAGAGCCTGCTCTCACTTTCAGGGGATGAGCGTGTACGGGACAGAGGAGATACTGCGTCTGCTTCTGTAGACGGCAGGACTTCTAGCCTTGGCAGTATTAGCTCTCGAGGCCTCAGCAACCTACCTTCTAGGGAGGCCAATAAAAACCCTCATGCCAATGAACTGACTGCTAAACAACCTGCTGACACTCCGTCCTCAGCAGCCCAAGAGCTTGTAGAACCTAGCAGGTGCCAGGAAGAGCCTGGCATCAGGACCAGTGCTGATGGCTCTACTTGTGGAGTGGCCATCGAGCAGGAGCAGGTAAAAGACGACCAACCAAAGTCAGCCAACCTTGTTCAGAGGACTTCTTCCCTGTCAACAGGACGCAGTGGACGTCGACGGACTGGCAAGAAAAGGGCAAGTAGCTTTGATGCCAGCCGTCACCGGGACTACGTGTCATTGCGTGGTATGGCCAAGCCTTGTAGTGCTGTGTTTACTGGGGGTGGAGAGGAGGACTCCAGCGATCAGAGTGAACTCAGCTGCGCCTCCAGTCTCCACTCCACCCACCACCTAAGCACAGACAGCTCCTCTAGCACCACCTCCCGCTCCTGCCACTCACCAGAGGGCCGCTACAGGGCCCTGAAAGCCAAGCACACTGCAGCCAAtgcagcctcctcctccacagtAAAAACTGCAGCAGGATCTGAGGCAGTAGTGCGAACTGGAGGGAAGCGGCGCACCTCTCGCCGTACCCCCAGCACAGGCAGTGCCAAAACGCATGCCAGAGTGTTGAGTTTGGACAGTGGCACGGCCGCCTGCCTTAATGACCCCAGCCGCCTGGGAGCTCCAGCTGGGCCTCGACCCCTTACCACCTCCAAATCGGACCTGGAAGCCAAAGAAGGGGAAGTCCTGGATGCGGCATCCCTACTGGGTCGGGCCTCCCAGCTGGAGTCAGTGACCCGCTCCAGAAACAGTCTGCCCAACCAGGCAGCCTTCACTGAGCCTCAGGATGCCACCGCTGCTTCCCTGCGGG CTCTCAAACAAAGGAAACACATCCACGCTGACTGGCCAACCATGTTTTTCACCACGACAGCCCCAGGGAGCGAGGAGACGGTCATATTTCGGCGTGAACGTAGCACGTTTCGTCGGCAGGCGGTGCGGCGGCGGCACAACGCAGGGAGTAACCCCACACCTCCCACCTCTCTCATTGGATCTCCTCTCAG TCTTCAGGAGGCTCTCAGCCAGGCCTCCCAGCCTTCTACTTCCCAGGTGAAAAGTCAGCCGTCTAGAACCCCGTCCCAGGTGACCGTGCTGAGCGCAAGCGCCTCCCTGCTGGCCAGGAATGGAAGCACACACCTGGAGGGTTCTCAGGACAAGGCCTCAACGGTTGGCACTACCAGCTTGCAGGATGACTTCG gaaaACTCACTCCCTCCTTGTATGAGGCTGGCGGGTGTGACATGTCCTTGGTCAATTTTGAACCTGCAACCAGACGAGCCTCCAATAACGTATG GGACACCGACTCCCACCTCTCCAGTTCTACCTCAGTTCGCTTCTACCCTCATGACCTG TTCTCCCTCCCTCAGATCCGTCTGAACCGTCTGCTGACGATGGACCCagagctgctggagcagcaggaTGGAGATCTGAGTCCAGAGCTTCAGGATGCGCCGCCGGGCCAAGAGGACTCTGCAGCCACCACTGCTGCTGGCAAAGCCAGGCAGTACTATCGCTTGTGGCTTCTGCCCTACCTGTGGGTCGGACTGCACTTTGACCGGCTCACCCTGCTGGCACTGTTTGACAG GAACCGTGAGGTTTTAGAGAATGTGCTGGCGGTAGTGCTGGCTGTCCTGGTGGCCTTCCTGGGTTCAGTGCTGCTGGTCAACGGCTTCTTCACTGACATCTGGGTCTTTCAGTTCTGCCTCGTCATTGCAAGTTGCCAGTATTCCTTACTAAAG AGTGTTCAACCAGACTCCTCTTCCCCTCGACAT GGCCATAATCGTATCATAGCATACAGCCGGCCTGTCTACTTCTGCCTGTGCTGTGGCCTCATTTGGCTGCTCCACTACGGCAGTCTGAGGATCACTTCATCTCGCATAACCCTGTACGGAGTCGCACTCACCAGCTCCCTGGTACTCGCCTCTGCCAGGGACCTTGTCATAG TCTTCACTCTGTGTTTTCCCATCATCTTCTTCGTGGGGCTGCTGCCACAAGTCAACACGTTCGTCATGTATCTCTTTGAGCAGCTGGACATCCATGTGTTCGGGGGCAACG CCTCCACAAGCCTTCTGTCAGCGCTGTACAGCGTCCTGCGCAGCATCGTCACCGTCGCTCTGCTTTATGGCTTCTGCTACGGAGCTCTGAAG GAGACCTGGGAGCCTCACCACATCCCCGTGTTATTCTCCGTTTTCTGCGGCCTCTTGGTGGCAGTGTCTTACCACCTGAGCCGGCAAAGCGGCGACCCCTCTGTCCTCAT CTCGCTGATACAGACTAAGCTTTTACCCAATTTAAAAGACAAGAACCCAGAGGACCCTCTTTCAGAAGTACAGGACCCTCTGCCAGAGAAGCTGAGGGCCTCAGTG AATGAACGTCTGCAGTCTGACCTGATCGTCTGTGTGGTCATCGCTGTCCTTTACTTCGCCATCCATGTCAGCACGGTGTTTATAGCGCTGCAG CCTTTCCTGAGTTATGTCCTGTATGCTCTGTTGGGGACGGTGGGGTTGCTCACCCACTACCTGCTGCCTCAAGTCCGCAAGCAGCTGCCCTGGTACTGCTTCTCTCACCCTCTGCTCAAAACGAAGGAATACTATCAGTTTGAAGTCAGGG ATGCGGCTCATGTGATGTGGTTCGAAAAGCTTCACGTGTGGCTGCTGTTCGTGGAAAAGAATGTCCTCTATCCACTCGTCATCCTTAACGAGCTGAGCGGCAGCGCCAGAGAGCTCGCCAGTCCAAAGAAACTTGACACAGA GGTCGGCGCTCTGATGATCACAGTGGCGGGCCTGAAGCTACTTCGTTCCTCCTACAGCAGTCCCACCTACCAGTACGTAACGATCCTCTTCACCGTCCTCTTCTTCACCTTCGACTACCGTCATCTGTCAGAGACGCTGCTGCTCGACCTCTTCCTCATGTCCATCGTTTTCAGCAAG atgtggGAGCTGTTCTACAAGCTGCACTTTGTCTACACCTACATCGCCCCCTGGCAGATCACATGGGGGTCGGCCTTCCACGCCTTTGCTCAGCCCTTTGCTGTGCCTC ACTCTGCTATGCTGTTTGTCCAGGCTGTAGTGTCTACAATCTTCTCCACTCCCCTCAACCCATTCCTGGGCAGTGccatcttcatcacctcctACGTCCGCCCTGTCAAGTTCTGGGAAAGAGATTACAA CACCAAAAGAGTGGATCACTCTAACACCCGGCTGGCCTCTCAGCTGGACAGAAATCCAG gCTCTGATGACAACAATTTGAACTCGATCTTCTACGAGCACCTTACCCGCTCCCTGCAGCACAGCCTGTGTGGAGACCTCCTCCTGGGCCGCTGGGGCAACTTCAGCACCGGTGACTGCTTCATCCTGGCCTCCGACTACCTGAACGCTCTGGTGCACCTTATAGAGATCGGCAACGGCCTGGTCACCTTTCAGCTGCGAGGGCTGGAGTTCAGAG GAACTTACTGCCAGCAGAGGGAAGTGGAGGCCATCACCGAGGGCGTGGAGGAAGACGAgggctgctgttgctgtgagCCGGGCCACCTTCCTCATATTCTGTCCTTTAACGCCGCCTTCGGACAGCGCTGGCTGGCCTGGGAGGTACTGGTCACCAAGTATGTACTGGAGGGCTACAGCATCACCGACAACAGCGCAGCCTCCATGCTGCAGGTGTTCGATCTACGACGCATCCTCACCACCTACTACGTCAAG GGTATCATCTACTATGTGATCGCTTCCCCCAAACTGGAGGAGTGGCTGGCTAATGAGACCATGAAAGACGGCCTGCGGGGTTGCGGGGAGAGGAACTACGTCGACCTGGATCCTACCTTCAATCCCAACATCGACGAGGACTACGACCATCGGCTCGCAGGCATCTCTAGAGACAGTTTCTGTGCAGTCTACCTGGGCTGGATCCAGTACTGCAACTCTCGACGTGCCAAG CCGCTGGACAGTGAGAAAGACTCGCCTCTGGTGCTGCTGTGCTTCGGCCTGTGTGTGCTGGGAAGGAGAGCTCTGGGAACAGCAGCCCATCATATGTCCAG CAACCTGGAGTCTTTCCTTTACGGACTTCATGCGTTATTTAAAGGAGATTTCCGCATCTCTTCAGTGCGAGACGAGTGGATTTTCGCAGACATGGAACTGCTCAGGAAAGTTGTGGTGCCTGGAATCCGAATGTCTCTCAAATTACACCAG GACCACTTCACGTCCCCCGATGAGTACGATGAACCGGCTGTTCTTTTCGAGGCCATCTCCTCCCACCAGCAGAACCTGGTCATCGCTCACGAGGGCGACCCAGCCTGGAGGAGCGCTGTGCTGTCTAACGCCCCGTCACTCCTCGCCCTGCGCCACGTACTCGACGAAGGCACCAATGAGTACAAAATTATTATGCTCAATCGACGATACCTCAGCTTCCGTGTCATCAAG GTGAATAAAGAATGTGTCCGAGGCCTTTGGGCAGGGCAGCAGCAGGAGTTGGTGTTCCTCAGAAACAGAAACCCGGAGCGCGGGAGCATCCAGAACGCCAAGCAGGCTCTGCGGAACATGATCAATTCTTCTTGTGACCAGCCCATCGGATATCCCATCTACGTATCTCCGCTGACCACCTCCTACTGCAACTCACACCCCCAGCTCGGACACATCCTGGGAGGTCCCATCAGCATCGGGAACATCCGCAACTTTGTTGTCAGCACCTGGCACAg GTTACGGAAAGGCTGCGGTGCAGGCTGTAACAGCGGAGGGAACATCGAGGATTCAGATGCAGGGGGGCTGTCCTGTGGCAGTGGGAACGGGACCGGGGGCGAGTCCCAGCAGAGCTCAGCATCGCAGGGTGTAACTTCCGGACCTGTCCCTCCTCATTCGTATCAGCCGCACACTCTGG GCACCAGTCAGAGTTCTCAGTCTGTTCAGTCTGGTTTGGTGCGCCACTCCCCTGCACGAGCCTCCGTTGCCAGCCAGTCGTCCTCTTACCGCTACAGCAGCAGCCGCCACTCCTCCCTGCGCACCTCCACCACAGGCCTGGAGCCCTGCCGACGTTCCTCCACCAGCCAGCTGTCTCTGCGCACGCTCCCCACCTCCCTGCAGCTCCGGCTGGGCTCCACCTCCGACCCGGCCGGACCCTCCGCCTCCCTTTCCAGCCACAGCATCCCTCCCTGCAAACGCCACACGCTGGTGGGCCTCCTGGGTAACGACGGCCTGTGCAGCACCGTGACCGATCCTCTCAGCCAGCagcatcatcaccatcaccaccacccacaACAACACAACCCCACCGTCTCCACCGTGCGCAGAGATGACATCTCCTACAGAGTGCAG ATTGTGGATGTGAGTCAGGTGCTGGAGACCATAAACTTATCGAAGCGTAAAGAGCTGCAGTGGCCTGACGAGACCGTAAGACTGAGGGCAGGACGGACCTGCTGGAGGGACTGGAACCCCATAGAGGGCATGGAAGGACAT GTGATTCACCGGTGGGTGCCTTGTAGCCGAGACTCAGCCAGTCGCTCCCATATCGACAAGACCATCCTGCTGGTACAGGTGGATGATAAGCTAGTGCCCATTATTGAGACTGGAGTTATTGAGTTGGGTGCAGAGGTCTGA